The Populus alba chromosome 13, ASM523922v2, whole genome shotgun sequence genome contains the following window.
GGAAGACACTGCATTTTTTGAGTAAAATGCCAATGAGTTGCATTGATCCGGGACATGATTTTGAAAATGTCATTTATCTACCCTTAAATGAATGGTCAAAATTTCCTGATACCCCAAGTTTCGATTTCTAGTTGTGTGCTTCACACATTAGATGAAATAGGAGGAAGTATAACCAAAGTACATAAACTGCATTTGTATGGATATTAGGCAATAATCtttcttgtgatttttgtgGATTTTGACATTAATCTTTGTGCACTTattcttctcttgttttttttagagatcTGAGCAACAACCACATAGGGGGGAGTATTCCGTCCAATCTGCCTGTTACTATGCAAAACCTGTATGCATCCTGTTACATGAGATAATctacgggttttttttttcccctccatATAGTCTATTCCTGATAACTTTTTATGCAACAGCTTATGATAGTCTTTACCTCTGACAGTTTCCTTGCAGACAATAACTTCACTGGAAGCATCCCTGATTCTCTGTCATCTTTAACCTTACTGAAAGCCATGTAAGTTTTGGCTCCTGTTTTGCCGGTGTTGATGCCTGCTTagtctcatttttataatttttatgcttATATCTTAGCTTTGTATGCTGTGTAGGTCACTTAACGATAATTTTTTAAGTGGAGAGATACCAGATGCCTTTCAAGCTCTTCCTGGGTTGGTCAACTTGtaggttattttttcaaagctGGCATACTTTTCCAGTTTCATTAATGTTGCATTATGGTTAGTGTAACAACTTATGCTTTTTGCAGAGACTTGTCCAATAACAATTTGAGTGGGCAGTTGCCTTCTTCTTTCATAGATTTGGCTAGTCTTACAACCCTGTAAGTTGTCACAGCAAGTCCATTTATATTGCATTCACTTCATCTCCATGTATAATACTAACCACTTGGTTGGCAGACGTTTGCAGGACAATCAGCTATCTGGGACCCTTGATGTTCTACAAGATCTTCCCCTGAGAGATTTGTACTATTCCCAACCAtgtctctttcaattttaaatgataGTACCTTTTTACCTATTCAGGAATTTCTATCAAGTTTTGTGTCCTGAAGTTTGTTGAATGATTTTTTCCCTTGTTTTGTTGTCCTTTTTGCTCCTCACAAAACAGGAATGTAGAGAATAACCTGTTCTCAGGACCCATACCTGACAAGCTGCTGGCCATCCCAAATTTCAGGTAGGAATGAAAATGTATTTCATTTGAAATAGAACTTGAtgtttttcaaaagcattcatTTATCTGTATGAATTATGCTGTCACGATGACttaaattgatgaatattatgtCAATTATACATCATGTTCACTCAATTTAGGAATTTCTGGTATTTAATACTTATTGACAGTTGTATGAAAACTCCATTAAGCTTAAATCTTTTGAGTAGACTAGCTAAGGATGATGATAATTATTTATGCATTTCCTTTGTGTTATTCTGTTCGAGCATAAGCAACCATTTGCAGTGTCCTTGAAAACAAGCAGGTCTTGGAAATCATACCATGTTGATGTGTCCAAACGATTCAGACCAATCATGTTCTTGAAGGGTTCTATTAAGAatgcatggattttttttaagcagGGATTTTTTCTGGATATAATATACATGTGAAGAAACCTGTAATCCTCTGTTGGAACTTTTTGGGAAGAATACATCCAATTCGTGTTCAATGTGGTGAAGCGCATAATTGCTAGACATATTTATACCTTACAGAAATCAGAGCTGAATAATTTCTTGAATGCAAGCTAGGAATTTGCTTCAATAATATGGAAATTATTCTATGGGGACTTTCTGATCTCCTCATTCTGATGCACCAAGTTAATAACACCATATGCTTACTATGACTCCTaccagagaaaaaaatcaaatattcttAAATAGGATGGAGGCATTTTCTTTTACTCGCCTATGCTCTTTTTGGCATGCAAGTCCATAAAACTTTGCAATATGCTGTTTGAAATGAATAGGAAGCACTGTTCTTTGCAGTTTGGAAGATTTAGTTATCTCTTCCCTCATTTGTTTGCTAATATTGATACTTGTTGCAGAAATGATGGCAATCCGTTCAATACTTCCTCTGCTCCATTACCTGCACCCACATCCTCGTCCCCATCCCCACCAACACCTACACCACCACTTTCTGGGGCTCCACCATCACCGTCTTCTCGGAGAACACCTGGGAAGCAGGCTGATGGGCCGTCTTCATCAGAGAAATCGAGTTCtggaggaaaaaataaaagagtagtTTGGATATCCATTGCAGGTGTATTGTTGTTTGTAATACTGGCATTAGCACTTGTGCTTTTGATTCCAAGATGTAGCAGAAGAAGGTGGGAGGATAGCAGAATTTTCAAGCGGCATCAAGTTGGAGAGAACCCAAGGGACAATGGATCCTTGGTCCAAGCAactaatcaaaatgaaaaaggcaaGCAACTATTTAACTTGAATCATCTGCTTCCATGCAAGATTtcaattcttttgattgctgacatgttctaaattttttcaaacaGTTCCAAAGGAGACCGCACAGAAGCCCAAAGAGGACCATCCAAAGCCACAAAATATGCATATGAGAAATGAAACCAAAATGAACCCAGCACCAAATAGGGACAATCACTTAATGGGCATTGGCAGAGCAGATATAGATTTCATGGCTCCACccccaccacctcctccacccccacccccacccccaccacctcctcctcctccacccccTGTTGAGAATGTCATTGTTAAGCCAATTGTTCCTGCTGAAGTAATCCCAGGGAAGCCTTCTCGTAAAACTCAGATCCCTCTCACTTCTGCTAGGTCCTTCAATATTGCATCACTTCAGCAATACACAAGCAGCTTTTCTCAAGAAAATCTTATAGGAGGAGGCATGCTGGGAAGTGTTTATAGGGCACAGCTTCCTAATGGAAAGGTGCGATCTTTTACCATGATTGCTGTTAGTTTTGGCAATTTATTTATGGTGATTGACGACGAGCCACAATATTCTATCTGGAGATTTGctgtattattatattaattttgttagtTTTCTTCATAGCTTTGTTTCTTCTCTCAA
Protein-coding sequences here:
- the LOC118028138 gene encoding protein STRUBBELIG-RECEPTOR FAMILY 3 isoform X1, yielding MGVKRSGKRVCLNLEIYGKFFIGFVLICTARISVGVTNPSDVTAINSLYISLGSPVLPGWVGTGGDPCAEGWQGIVCNVSEIQSIVLNGANLRGELGDNLGMFASIISIDLSNNHIGGSIPSNLPVTMQNLFLADNNFTGSIPDSLSSLTLLKAMSLNDNFLSGEIPDAFQALPGLVNLDLSNNNLSGQLPSSFIDLASLTTLRLQDNQLSGTLDVLQDLPLRDLNVENNLFSGPIPDKLLAIPNFRNDGNPFNTSSAPLPAPTSSSPSPPTPTPPLSGAPPSPSSRRTPGKQADGPSSSEKSSSGGKNKRVVWISIAGVLLFVILALALVLLIPRCSRRRWEDSRIFKRHQVGENPRDNGSLVQATNQNEKVPKETAQKPKEDHPKPQNMHMRNETKMNPAPNRDNHLMGIGRADIDFMAPPPPPPPPPPPPPPPPPPPPPVENVIVKPIVPAEVIPGKPSRKTQIPLTSARSFNIASLQQYTSSFSQENLIGGGMLGSVYRAQLPNGKLLAVKKLDKRTAEQQKDVEFIELVNNIDRIRHANVVELMGYCAEHGQRLLIYEYCSNGSLQDALHSDDEFKKKLSWNARIKMALGAARALEYLHEVCQPPVIHRNFKSANVLLDDDLDVRVSDCGLASLISSGSVSQLSGQLLTAYGYGAPEFESGIYTIQSDVYSFGVVMLELLTGRKSHDRTRTRGEHFLVRWAIPQLHDIDTLSKMVDPALNGEYSAKSLSNFADIISRCVQSEPEFRPQMSEVVQDLTDMIKRDRPSNESIGD
- the LOC118028138 gene encoding protein STRUBBELIG-RECEPTOR FAMILY 3 isoform X2, coding for MFASIISIDLSNNHIGGSIPSNLPVTMQNLFLADNNFTGSIPDSLSSLTLLKAMSLNDNFLSGEIPDAFQALPGLVNLDLSNNNLSGQLPSSFIDLASLTTLRLQDNQLSGTLDVLQDLPLRDLNVENNLFSGPIPDKLLAIPNFRNDGNPFNTSSAPLPAPTSSSPSPPTPTPPLSGAPPSPSSRRTPGKQADGPSSSEKSSSGGKNKRVVWISIAGVLLFVILALALVLLIPRCSRRRWEDSRIFKRHQVGENPRDNGSLVQATNQNEKVPKETAQKPKEDHPKPQNMHMRNETKMNPAPNRDNHLMGIGRADIDFMAPPPPPPPPPPPPPPPPPPPPPVENVIVKPIVPAEVIPGKPSRKTQIPLTSARSFNIASLQQYTSSFSQENLIGGGMLGSVYRAQLPNGKLLAVKKLDKRTAEQQKDVEFIELVNNIDRIRHANVVELMGYCAEHGQRLLIYEYCSNGSLQDALHSDDEFKKKLSWNARIKMALGAARALEYLHEVCQPPVIHRNFKSANVLLDDDLDVRVSDCGLASLISSGSVSQLSGQLLTAYGYGAPEFESGIYTIQSDVYSFGVVMLELLTGRKSHDRTRTRGEHFLVRWAIPQLHDIDTLSKMVDPALNGEYSAKSLSNFADIISRCVQSEPEFRPQMSEVVQDLTDMIKRDRPSNESIGD